In Streptococcus uberis, a single window of DNA contains:
- a CDS encoding cold-shock protein — MAQGTVKWFNAEKGFGFISQENGDDVFAHFSAIQSDGFKSLDEGQKVEFDIEQGQRGLQATNITKVQ, encoded by the coding sequence ATGGCACAAGGTACAGTTAAATGGTTTAACGCAGAAAAAGGTTTTGGTTTTATTTCACAAGAAAATGGTGATGATGTCTTTGCACATTTCTCAGCTATTCAATCTGACGGATTTAAATCATTAGACGAAGGTCAAAAAGTTGAATTTGATATTGAACAAGGTCAACGTGGTCTTCAAGCTACAAACATTACTAAAGTTCAATAA
- a CDS encoding VOC family protein: MNRINIICLGVRNMAHSVSFYRDGLGFETKESNNNPEVIFFQTDGPILELYPLELLAKAFNQTLPTLEPGRFNGMTLAYNVKEKEDVFHIISLARSAGATILKEPSDVSWGGFHAYFADPDAYVWEVCWNPTMPLDEMNRVQV; the protein is encoded by the coding sequence ATGAATCGAATCAATATCATCTGCCTCGGTGTCCGAAATATGGCACACTCTGTTTCTTTTTATAGAGATGGATTGGGTTTTGAGACCAAAGAGTCAAATAATAATCCAGAAGTTATTTTCTTTCAAACCGATGGCCCTATACTGGAACTATACCCTTTAGAACTTTTAGCAAAGGCTTTTAATCAAACTTTGCCTACTCTTGAACCGGGGCGATTTAATGGGATGACGTTAGCTTATAATGTTAAAGAAAAAGAGGACGTTTTTCACATTATATCCTTGGCTCGAAGTGCTGGGGCAACCATTTTAAAGGAACCAAGTGATGTTTCTTGGGGAGGATTTCATGCCTATTTTGCTGATCCTGATGCTTATGTTTGGGAAGTTTGTTGGAACCCAACAATGCCTTTAGATGAAATGAATAGGGTGCAGGTCTAA
- the ligA gene encoding NAD-dependent DNA ligase LigA — protein MEKRIRELTSLLNQYRQEYYTNDNPSVSDQEYDKLYHELIDLEKEYPEYIQKDSPSQAVGGLILSGFEKYQHPFPLYSLQDAFSKEELETFDRRVKSEFPKAEYIAELKIDGLSISLSYESGRLVTGATRGDGSVGENITENIKKIKDIPHQLKDDITITVRGEAYMSRSSFQKINLERQENGETEFANPRNAAAGTLRQLDTSIVARRELASFLYQEASPSQAQNQEDVLEKLEALGFSVNKKRLISSSMEDIWSFITQVEDERDNLSYDIDGIVIKVNNLAMQEELGFTIKAPRWAIAYKFPAEEKEAEILSVDWTIGRTGVVTPTANLTPIQLAGTTVSRATLHNVDYIAEKDIRIGDTVIVYKAGDIIPAVLRVVDTKRDQQLPMPIPKVCPSCQSDLVHLEAEVALRCINPLCPSLIQRSLEHFASRNAMNIAGLGPAIVEKLFSAQLIHDVADIYQLSLDSLLTLEGIKEKSAQKLLDAIQSSKSNSADKLLFGLGIRHVGAKASRLLLETFGSVENLMKADDQSIAQIDGLGHVIANSIKNYFAKEEAKQLIFELKDKGVNLDYLGKKVDTSAQLFGLTVVLTGKLEEMTRQEAKEKLENMGAKVTGSVSKKTDLVIAGSDAGSKLDKARSLGVDVKDENWLLQL, from the coding sequence ATGGAAAAAAGAATTAGAGAATTGACGTCTTTACTGAATCAATATCGTCAAGAATATTATACCAATGATAATCCAAGTGTTAGTGATCAGGAGTATGACAAACTCTATCACGAACTCATTGACTTAGAAAAAGAATACCCAGAATATATTCAAAAAGATAGTCCATCACAAGCAGTGGGAGGGCTTATTTTATCTGGATTTGAAAAATACCAACACCCATTCCCTCTATACAGTTTGCAAGATGCTTTTTCAAAAGAAGAATTGGAAACATTTGATCGTCGCGTAAAATCAGAATTTCCCAAAGCAGAATACATTGCTGAATTAAAAATCGATGGCTTATCTATTTCTTTGAGCTATGAATCAGGCCGATTGGTAACGGGAGCAACGCGTGGTGATGGCAGTGTTGGGGAAAATATTACTGAAAACATCAAAAAAATAAAAGATATTCCCCATCAATTGAAGGATGACATTACAATTACTGTTAGAGGCGAAGCCTACATGTCACGAAGTTCTTTTCAAAAAATTAATTTGGAACGACAAGAAAATGGTGAAACGGAGTTTGCTAATCCAAGGAATGCTGCAGCTGGTACTTTAAGACAGTTAGATACTTCAATTGTTGCCAGACGAGAATTGGCAAGCTTTTTGTACCAAGAGGCGAGTCCTAGTCAAGCTCAAAATCAAGAAGATGTATTAGAAAAGTTGGAAGCTTTGGGCTTCTCAGTAAATAAAAAGCGTCTTATCAGTTCCTCTATGGAAGACATATGGTCATTTATTACTCAAGTAGAGGACGAACGAGATAACCTAAGCTATGATATCGATGGTATCGTGATTAAGGTCAATAATTTAGCAATGCAAGAAGAATTAGGCTTCACCATTAAAGCTCCTCGATGGGCCATAGCTTATAAATTTCCAGCAGAAGAAAAAGAAGCTGAAATCCTTTCAGTGGATTGGACAATCGGTAGAACAGGGGTGGTTACGCCAACAGCCAATTTAACACCAATTCAACTTGCTGGGACTACTGTTAGCCGAGCGACTCTTCATAATGTCGATTATATTGCAGAAAAAGATATTAGGATCGGTGATACTGTCATTGTTTATAAAGCTGGAGATATTATTCCAGCGGTTTTACGGGTAGTAGACACAAAACGGGACCAACAATTACCGATGCCTATTCCTAAAGTGTGCCCCTCTTGTCAGAGTGATTTAGTTCACCTTGAAGCTGAAGTGGCTTTACGCTGTATCAATCCTCTTTGTCCAAGTCTTATTCAAAGGAGTTTAGAACATTTTGCCAGTCGAAATGCAATGAATATTGCCGGACTTGGCCCTGCTATTGTTGAAAAACTCTTTTCGGCCCAATTAATTCACGATGTGGCGGATATTTACCAATTGTCATTAGACAGCTTATTGACTTTGGAAGGGATTAAAGAAAAGTCTGCTCAAAAATTGTTGGATGCGATTCAATCTTCCAAGTCTAATTCAGCAGATAAATTATTATTTGGATTGGGTATAAGACATGTTGGTGCAAAAGCTAGTCGTTTGTTATTAGAGACTTTTGGAAGTGTTGAAAATCTAATGAAAGCTGATGATCAATCCATAGCTCAAATCGATGGTTTGGGTCATGTTATTGCAAATTCTATTAAAAATTATTTTGCAAAAGAGGAAGCTAAACAATTAATTTTCGAATTAAAAGATAAGGGTGTTAATCTTGATTATCTTGGAAAAAAAGTTGACACCTCTGCTCAATTGTTTGGTCTTACTGTGGTACTCACAGGCAAATTAGAAGAAATGACGCGTCAAGAGGCGAAAGAAAAGTTAGAAAATATGGGCGCCAAAGTTACTGGCAGCGTTTCAAAGAAAACGGATTTAGTTATTGCCGGAAGTGATGCTGGTTCGAAATTAGATAAAGCTCGTAGTCTAGGCGTTGACGTAAAAGATGAAAATTGGTTACTCCAATTATAA
- the pulA gene encoding type I pullulanase, with product MNNSVLVHYHSHQGNYFNMSLWQWQDGKLGKDAFFSRFDSFGAVALLDYEAPYFLSHVFLIIKEQYWKKQSIDYKVERDFGIPKTEVWIVDGDETVYYSRQAAITSRFYKQRQSHAFDMAVNSKAFDYKWGFSDWLGFRYQNDQTTFRLWSPTAELVELILYSSTDDRASVSAVYTMTRGQISSPENHFTNNQGVWELTLDGDYDYQAYSYRVHHRKRFFVDSRDPYAIAATSDGRRSVVIAPENLKPKGFEVKQGAEATWRLDNSLQSVIYEMHVRDFSKSSSSGVREEFRGKFQGLWEKGTKNQFGDSTCFDYVKELGITHVQLQPIFDHHQTLTEDGEYAYNWGYDPENYNVPEASFTSNPHEPATRILELKEAIQAYHDAGLNVIMDVVYNHTFSSRDSAFQLTVPDYYYRMNADGSFQNGSGCGNETASEKEMYRKYMIDSILYWINDYNIDGFRFDLMGLHDIETMNAIRKAVDNIDPRILLFGEGWDMGIGLLPEEKAKKENAHLMPRIGFFNDDQRNAIKGAEVFGALEEGFVSGAGTEDIVAKAILASDELVNYRSPDQVINYVEAHDNYNLNDLFWALNPNDSLDIHTKRVQLASAMNLLMQGISFMQIGQEFLRTKLFPTGENNELTHEDRERAMNSYNAPDQVNQVNWNLVTQEKESIQFIKQLIKLKTKTPLFSYPTFEDIRKHVFVESAQTNSGYISFIIDDIRKYQIIFTIFGKQLKINCQNVIIETNDKRFQKQDGIINNLTAMVLDITE from the coding sequence ATGAATAATTCAGTTCTTGTCCATTATCATAGTCATCAAGGCAATTACTTTAATATGAGTCTTTGGCAATGGCAAGATGGTAAATTAGGAAAGGATGCGTTTTTTTCACGTTTTGATAGCTTTGGTGCCGTTGCACTATTGGATTATGAAGCTCCTTATTTTTTAAGCCATGTTTTCCTGATCATTAAAGAACAATATTGGAAAAAACAGTCCATTGATTATAAGGTGGAAAGAGATTTTGGTATCCCCAAAACAGAAGTTTGGATTGTTGATGGCGATGAAACGGTCTATTATTCGAGACAAGCTGCTATTACGAGCCGTTTTTATAAACAGCGTCAGTCTCATGCCTTTGATATGGCTGTTAATAGCAAAGCTTTCGATTATAAATGGGGATTTTCAGATTGGTTGGGATTTCGTTACCAAAATGACCAGACGACTTTTCGTCTCTGGTCTCCAACAGCTGAGCTAGTAGAATTAATTCTGTACAGTTCTACTGATGATAGAGCGAGTGTATCTGCAGTTTACACAATGACTCGTGGACAAATTAGTAGTCCAGAGAATCATTTTACAAATAACCAAGGGGTCTGGGAACTGACCTTGGATGGCGATTATGATTATCAAGCATACTCTTATCGTGTGCACCATAGAAAAAGGTTCTTTGTTGATTCACGGGACCCCTATGCAATTGCTGCTACCTCTGATGGGAGAAGATCAGTTGTTATTGCGCCTGAGAACTTGAAACCAAAAGGATTTGAAGTTAAGCAAGGAGCAGAAGCTACCTGGAGGCTAGACAATTCTCTCCAATCTGTCATCTATGAGATGCATGTAAGAGATTTTTCAAAATCAAGTAGTTCTGGTGTACGAGAAGAATTTAGAGGTAAATTTCAAGGTTTGTGGGAAAAAGGAACAAAAAATCAATTTGGTGATTCCACTTGTTTTGATTATGTGAAAGAATTAGGGATAACTCATGTACAACTGCAACCCATTTTTGATCATCATCAGACCCTAACGGAAGATGGAGAATATGCCTATAACTGGGGCTATGATCCAGAAAACTACAATGTTCCCGAAGCTAGTTTTACTAGTAATCCTCATGAACCTGCAACTCGTATTTTAGAGTTGAAAGAAGCCATACAAGCCTATCATGATGCTGGTTTAAATGTCATCATGGATGTGGTTTATAATCATACTTTTTCTTCTCGTGATTCAGCATTTCAATTAACGGTACCAGATTACTATTATCGTATGAATGCAGATGGTTCCTTTCAAAATGGATCTGGTTGTGGGAATGAGACAGCTAGTGAAAAAGAGATGTATCGCAAGTATATGATTGATTCCATACTTTATTGGATAAATGACTATAATATTGATGGTTTCCGTTTTGATTTGATGGGCTTACATGATATTGAGACCATGAATGCGATTCGCAAAGCCGTTGATAACATTGACCCGAGAATCCTCCTTTTTGGAGAAGGTTGGGATATGGGAATTGGACTTTTACCGGAAGAAAAAGCCAAAAAAGAAAATGCTCATCTAATGCCTAGAATTGGATTTTTCAATGACGATCAACGTAATGCGATTAAGGGGGCAGAAGTTTTTGGTGCTTTGGAAGAAGGCTTTGTGTCTGGAGCTGGAACCGAAGATATTGTTGCAAAAGCAATACTTGCCAGTGATGAGCTTGTGAATTATCGAAGTCCTGATCAAGTCATTAACTATGTGGAAGCACATGATAATTATAATTTAAATGATTTGTTTTGGGCATTAAATCCTAATGATAGCCTTGATATCCATACCAAGCGTGTCCAATTAGCTTCTGCCATGAATTTACTTATGCAAGGCATTAGTTTTATGCAGATTGGACAAGAATTTTTAAGAACAAAACTTTTTCCAACTGGCGAAAATAATGAGTTGACACATGAAGATAGGGAGCGCGCTATGAATTCTTATAATGCCCCCGATCAAGTGAATCAAGTCAATTGGAACTTAGTTACACAAGAAAAAGAGTCCATTCAATTTATTAAACAATTAATAAAACTAAAAACAAAGACTCCCTTGTTTTCATATCCAACTTTTGAAGACATTAGAAAGCATGTTTTCGTGGAAAGTGCTCAAACAAATTCAGGTTATATCAGCTTTATCATTGATGATATAAGAAAATACCAAATTATTTTCACGATTTTTGGTAAACAATTGAAAATAAATTGTCAGAATGTTATAATTGAAACAAATGATAAGCGTTTTCAAAAACAAGACGGCATTATCAATAATTTAACGGCGATGGTCCTTGATATCACGGAATAA
- the serB gene encoding phosphoserine phosphatase SerB — protein sequence MTDVKGLLVMDVDSTLIEEEVIDLLGEHAGFGREIAQITEDAMNGQLDFKEALMKRVALLKGLPVSIFDKVYQDIHFQKGARELVENLHKHSFKVGLVSGGFHETVDRLAQELDIDYVMANRLEVMHGELTGRTIGDVVSKETKLNKLLDWAKENHLDLSQTVAVGDGANDLPMIKAAGVGIAFCAKDLVKREAPFQVNKTDLMEVFSILNDEGMFTND from the coding sequence ATGACAGATGTTAAAGGCTTATTAGTGATGGATGTTGATTCAACATTAATAGAAGAGGAAGTCATTGACTTATTGGGCGAACATGCCGGATTTGGAAGGGAAATTGCTCAAATTACTGAAGATGCCATGAATGGGCAATTGGATTTTAAGGAAGCACTTATGAAAAGAGTCGCTTTATTGAAAGGCTTGCCAGTTTCAATTTTTGATAAGGTTTATCAAGATATTCATTTTCAAAAAGGTGCACGTGAATTGGTCGAAAACTTACATAAGCATTCCTTTAAAGTTGGCTTGGTATCAGGAGGATTTCATGAGACAGTTGATCGACTAGCCCAGGAATTAGATATTGATTATGTGATGGCTAATCGTTTAGAAGTTATGCACGGGGAGTTAACAGGTCGCACAATCGGTGATGTTGTTAGCAAAGAAACAAAATTAAATAAATTATTGGATTGGGCTAAAGAAAATCATTTAGACCTTTCTCAAACGGTCGCAGTTGGAGACGGAGCAAATGATTTGCCAATGATTAAAGCTGCAGGAGTGGGGATTGCCTTCTGTGCTAAGGATTTGGTGAAACGGGAAGCGCCATTTCAAGTCAATAAAACTGATTTAATGGAAGTCTTCTCTATATTAAATGACGAGGGAATGTTCACTAATGACTAA
- a CDS encoding diacylglycerol kinase family lipid kinase, with protein sequence MTKLKKARLIYNPTSGQEIMKKNVADVLDILESYGYETSAFQTTAEPKSAYFEAKRVAEAGFDLIIAAGGDGTINEVVSGIAPLPHRPQMAIIPTGTTNDFARALKIPRGNPIKAAHLIGKKQTIKMDIGKAREDQYFINIAAAGSLTELTYSVPSQLKTMFGYLAYLAKGVELLPRVKNVPVKITHDEGVFEGKVSMIFAAITNSVGGFEMIAPDAKLDDGMFTLILVKTANLFEIVHLLRLVIDGGKHITDRRIEYLKTSKIVIEPKSQNPMMINLDGEYGGDAPIVLENLKNHITFFANTDLISDDAYGMEEDEPEIEEIAQKFAHEVEDYEEKNGGLLDNE encoded by the coding sequence ATGACAAAACTAAAGAAAGCAAGATTAATTTATAATCCAACCTCTGGCCAAGAGATCATGAAAAAAAATGTGGCAGATGTCTTGGATATTTTGGAAAGTTATGGGTATGAGACTTCAGCTTTTCAAACTACAGCAGAACCTAAATCAGCTTACTTTGAAGCTAAAAGAGTTGCGGAAGCTGGATTTGATCTTATCATTGCTGCGGGTGGTGATGGAACTATTAATGAAGTCGTTAGTGGTATTGCTCCCTTACCGCACCGTCCCCAAATGGCCATTATTCCAACTGGAACAACTAATGATTTTGCCAGAGCTTTAAAAATTCCAAGAGGTAATCCTATTAAGGCAGCTCATTTAATTGGGAAAAAACAGACCATAAAAATGGATATCGGTAAGGCTAGAGAAGATCAGTACTTTATTAACATTGCGGCTGCAGGTAGTTTAACAGAACTAACCTATAGTGTTCCAAGTCAACTAAAAACCATGTTTGGTTACTTAGCTTATTTGGCTAAAGGGGTTGAATTACTACCACGTGTCAAAAATGTTCCTGTCAAAATAACTCATGATGAGGGCGTTTTTGAAGGTAAAGTTTCAATGATTTTTGCTGCAATTACAAATTCTGTTGGTGGTTTTGAAATGATTGCCCCAGATGCTAAACTTGATGATGGCATGTTTACCTTGATACTGGTTAAAACAGCAAACCTTTTTGAAATTGTACATCTGTTACGTCTGGTCATAGATGGCGGTAAGCATATCACAGATCGTCGAATTGAATATTTAAAAACAAGTAAAATCGTGATTGAACCGAAATCACAAAATCCGATGATGATTAATTTGGATGGTGAATATGGTGGGGATGCTCCAATTGTTTTGGAGAATCTCAAAAATCATATTACTTTTTTTGCCAACACAGATTTGATTTCAGATGATGCCTATGGTATGGAGGAAGATGAGCCCGAAATTGAAGAAATAGCCCAAAAATTTGCCCATGAAGTAGAAGATTATGAAGAAAAAAATGGGGGACTATTAGATAATGAATAA
- the eno gene encoding surface-displayed alpha-enolase, translated as MSIITDVYAREVLDSRGNPTLEVEVYTESGAFGRGMVPSGASTGEHEAVELRDGDKSRYNGLGTEKAVDNVNNIIAEAIIGYDVRDQQAIDRAMIALDGTPNKGKLGANAILGVSIAVARAAADYLEVPLYNYLGGFNTKVLPTPMMNIVNGGSHSDAPIAFQEFMIMPVGASTFKEALRWGAEVFHALKKILKERGLETAVGDEGGFAPKFEGTEDGVETILKAIEAAGYEAGENGIMIGFDCASSEFYDKERKVYDYTKFEGEGAAVRTSAEQIDYLEELVNKYPIITIEDGMDENDWDGWKALTERLGGRVQLVGDDFFVTNTDYLARGIKEEAANSILIKVNQIGTLTETFEAIEMAKEAGYTAVVSHRSGETEDSTIADIAVATNAGQIKTGSLSRTDRIAKYNQLLRIEDQLGEVAQYKGIKSFYNLKK; from the coding sequence ATGTCAATTATTACTGATGTTTACGCTCGCGAAGTCCTTGACTCACGCGGTAACCCAACACTTGAAGTGGAAGTTTATACTGAATCAGGAGCTTTCGGACGTGGAATGGTTCCTTCAGGAGCATCTACTGGTGAACACGAAGCTGTTGAACTTCGTGATGGTGACAAATCTCGTTACAATGGTCTTGGTACTGAAAAAGCAGTTGACAACGTTAACAACATTATCGCTGAAGCTATCATCGGTTATGATGTACGCGATCAACAAGCTATCGACCGTGCAATGATTGCTCTTGATGGTACTCCAAACAAAGGTAAATTAGGTGCTAACGCTATTCTTGGTGTTTCTATTGCTGTTGCACGTGCTGCTGCAGATTACTTAGAAGTGCCACTTTACAACTACCTTGGTGGTTTCAATACTAAAGTTCTTCCAACACCGATGATGAACATCGTTAACGGTGGATCTCACTCTGATGCTCCAATTGCTTTCCAAGAGTTTATGATTATGCCAGTTGGTGCTTCAACATTTAAAGAAGCTCTTCGTTGGGGTGCTGAAGTTTTCCATGCTCTTAAGAAAATTCTTAAAGAACGTGGTCTTGAAACAGCTGTTGGTGACGAAGGTGGTTTCGCTCCTAAATTTGAAGGAACTGAAGACGGTGTAGAAACAATCCTTAAAGCTATCGAAGCTGCAGGATATGAAGCAGGTGAAAACGGAATTATGATTGGTTTTGACTGTGCATCATCTGAATTCTACGATAAAGAACGTAAAGTGTATGACTACACTAAATTTGAAGGTGAAGGCGCTGCAGTTCGTACTTCAGCAGAACAAATTGATTACCTTGAAGAATTAGTAAACAAATACCCTATCATCACAATTGAAGATGGTATGGATGAAAATGACTGGGATGGATGGAAAGCTCTTACTGAACGTCTTGGTGGCCGTGTACAATTAGTTGGTGACGATTTCTTCGTTACAAACACTGATTACTTAGCACGTGGTATCAAAGAAGAAGCTGCTAACTCAATCCTTATCAAAGTTAACCAAATTGGTACGCTTACTGAAACTTTTGAAGCTATTGAAATGGCTAAAGAAGCTGGTTACACTGCAGTTGTATCACACCGTTCAGGTGAAACTGAAGATTCAACAATCGCTGATATCGCAGTTGCTACAAATGCTGGACAAATCAAAACTGGTTCATTATCACGTACAGACCGTATTGCTAAATACAACCAATTACTTCGTATCGAAGATCAACTTGGTGAAGTAGCACAATACAAAGGAATCAAATCATTCTATAACCTTAAAAAATAA
- a CDS encoding DUF1697 domain-containing protein has translation MNYVLLLRGINVGGKHKVSMPILKESLSQIGFANVSSYINSGNLFLESEWNDSQIIEAINSLFEKEFDFPIPFLLLSKRKLLKEAQSLPSWWYEDFYRKNVLFFLPSLTSEERDLYVSQIILRSGENLHIGAHALFWGIEKEENYVKSYYHAQFLKNKLYKHVSVRNHRTFQYLVDQK, from the coding sequence ATGAACTATGTTTTGTTATTAAGAGGTATAAACGTGGGGGGAAAGCATAAAGTTAGCATGCCCATTTTAAAAGAATCATTAAGTCAAATCGGCTTTGCTAATGTCTCTTCGTACATCAATAGTGGCAATTTATTTCTTGAATCCGAATGGAATGACAGTCAAATCATTGAAGCCATTAACTCCCTTTTTGAAAAAGAATTTGACTTCCCCATCCCCTTTTTGTTGCTTTCAAAAAGGAAGTTACTTAAGGAGGCTCAATCTTTGCCAAGTTGGTGGTATGAGGATTTTTACAGAAAAAATGTGCTTTTTTTCTTACCTTCTCTGACTTCAGAGGAAAGAGACTTATATGTGAGTCAAATTATACTTAGAAGTGGCGAAAATCTTCATATAGGCGCGCATGCTTTATTTTGGGGCATTGAAAAAGAGGAAAATTATGTAAAATCCTATTACCATGCTCAATTCTTGAAAAATAAACTTTACAAACATGTCAGCGTTCGTAATCATAGAACCTTTCAATACTTGGTTGATCAAAAATAA
- a CDS encoding YueI family protein, producing the protein MESLDKKVLKNALGEKRLDPDQQRYYLGTFSERVLLTIPLKGIEEDIAKIEFKRLLPSYVEKYQPLSLKLSSELDSEYQMFYMKLASKKGIPTTIIDETGANSPFALVLHTDHAVNLDETSIATSLDQSNKVTENTQKKPSFWENLFKK; encoded by the coding sequence ATGGAGTCACTAGATAAAAAAGTCTTAAAAAATGCTTTAGGTGAAAAGAGACTTGATCCTGATCAACAACGCTACTATTTAGGAACTTTTTCAGAAAGAGTTCTCTTAACCATTCCCTTAAAAGGAATTGAGGAAGACATTGCTAAAATTGAATTCAAACGACTATTACCTTCCTATGTTGAGAAATACCAACCTTTATCATTGAAACTTTCTTCAGAATTAGACTCAGAGTATCAAATGTTTTATATGAAGTTAGCTAGCAAAAAGGGGATTCCAACAACTATTATTGATGAGACTGGCGCTAATTCCCCATTTGCTTTAGTTCTTCATACGGATCACGCTGTCAATTTAGACGAAACATCAATAGCCACTAGCCTTGATCAGTCGAACAAAGTTACTGAAAATACTCAAAAGAAACCTTCCTTTTGGGAAAATTTATTCAAAAAATAA
- a CDS encoding QueT transporter family protein, translated as MKNYTVRDYVHIALVAALYVVLTITPPLNAISYGMYQFRVAEMMNFLAFFNKKYIIAVTLGCMIANFYSFGLIDVFVGGGSTLLFVTLGVLLFKKYKNDYVFNGLFNKAFFYFSLFFAASMITVAIELSFFGSPFLLTWFTTAMGELASLLIGSIIIDKLSKRMHLEQ; from the coding sequence ATGAAAAATTATACTGTCCGTGACTATGTTCACATAGCTCTTGTTGCAGCTTTGTATGTCGTACTTACCATAACACCACCTCTTAATGCCATTTCCTATGGTATGTATCAATTTCGAGTGGCTGAAATGATGAACTTTCTTGCTTTTTTCAATAAAAAGTATATTATTGCGGTAACATTAGGCTGTATGATTGCAAACTTTTATAGTTTTGGACTTATTGATGTTTTTGTAGGAGGCGGTTCTACACTCTTATTTGTAACTTTAGGTGTATTATTGTTTAAAAAATACAAGAATGATTATGTTTTTAATGGTCTTTTTAACAAGGCATTTTTCTATTTTTCACTCTTTTTTGCTGCTTCGATGATTACAGTTGCTATTGAATTGTCATTTTTTGGATCACCCTTTTTATTGACTTGGTTTACAACAGCAATGGGTGAATTAGCATCCTTATTAATTGGTTCGATTATCATTGATAAGTTATCAAAACGTATGCATTTAGAGCAATAA